In Fluviicola taffensis DSM 16823, the following are encoded in one genomic region:
- the thiC gene encoding phosphomethylpyrimidine synthase ThiC has protein sequence MKKSDQTPKEGSLTIGAISGSKKVYVSGKIHDIKVAMREITLTPTKHANGRVEENFPVTVYDTGGAYTDDTAVIDVKKGLPRLREQWILDRGDVEELTDVSSDYGKERKNDEKLDELRFEHISKPLRAKAGMNVSQLYYAKQGIITPEMEYIAIRENQRFDELKLQLNGQYEALTAQHEGESFGANTPKGFITPEFVRDEIAAGRAIIPNNINHPESEPMIIGRNFLVKINANIGNSAVTSSIEEEVEKAVWACRWGADTIMDLSTGKNIHETREWIIRNSPVPIGTVPIYQALEKVNGVAEDLTWEIFRDTLIEQAEQGVSYFTIHAGVLLRYIPLTAKRVTGIVSRGGSIMAKWCLSHHKENFLYTHFEDICEIMKAYDVAFSLGDGLRPGSLADANDAAQFGELETLGELTKIAWKHDIQVMIEGPGHVPMHMIKENMDKQLKECNDAPFYTLGPLTTDIAPGYDHITSAIGAAMIGWFGTAMLCYVTPKEHLGLPNRKDVKDGVITYKLAAHAADLAKGHPGSQYRDNALSKARFEFRWEDQFNLSLDPDTAREFHDETLPAEGAKVAHFCSMCGPKFCSMKITQDIRDAAESGMFEKSEEFKTKGSQIYS, from the coding sequence ATGAAAAAATCAGATCAAACACCAAAAGAAGGAAGCCTTACGATAGGTGCTATTTCAGGATCAAAGAAGGTCTACGTATCTGGAAAAATCCACGATATTAAAGTTGCAATGCGTGAAATTACATTGACACCAACAAAACATGCAAACGGTAGAGTTGAAGAGAATTTCCCTGTTACGGTTTATGATACAGGTGGCGCTTACACAGATGATACTGCTGTAATTGATGTGAAGAAAGGATTGCCGCGTTTGCGTGAGCAATGGATTTTAGATCGTGGAGATGTAGAGGAATTAACAGACGTAAGTTCTGATTACGGAAAAGAACGTAAAAACGATGAGAAATTAGATGAATTGCGTTTCGAACACATTAGTAAACCATTGCGTGCGAAAGCTGGGATGAATGTTTCTCAGTTATACTATGCAAAACAAGGAATCATTACTCCAGAAATGGAATACATCGCCATTCGTGAAAACCAACGATTTGATGAGTTGAAACTGCAATTGAATGGACAATATGAAGCCTTGACTGCTCAGCATGAAGGTGAAAGTTTTGGAGCGAATACACCAAAAGGGTTTATTACTCCGGAGTTTGTTCGGGATGAAATCGCTGCTGGACGTGCAATTATTCCGAATAATATCAATCACCCAGAGTCTGAACCAATGATTATTGGTCGTAACTTCTTGGTGAAAATCAATGCAAACATCGGGAACTCGGCTGTTACTTCGTCTATTGAGGAAGAAGTAGAAAAAGCAGTATGGGCTTGCCGCTGGGGAGCAGATACGATTATGGATTTGTCAACAGGTAAAAATATTCACGAAACGCGCGAGTGGATTATTCGCAATTCGCCAGTTCCAATTGGTACCGTTCCAATTTACCAAGCTTTGGAAAAAGTGAACGGAGTTGCTGAAGATTTGACGTGGGAGATTTTCCGTGATACATTGATTGAACAAGCGGAGCAAGGAGTTTCTTACTTCACCATTCACGCAGGAGTTTTGTTGCGTTACATTCCACTGACAGCAAAACGTGTTACAGGGATCGTTTCTCGTGGTGGTTCTATCATGGCGAAATGGTGCTTGTCTCACCACAAAGAAAATTTCTTATACACACACTTCGAAGATATTTGTGAAATCATGAAAGCGTATGACGTAGCATTCTCATTGGGAGATGGTTTGCGTCCGGGATCTTTGGCAGATGCAAATGATGCAGCTCAATTTGGTGAATTAGAAACCTTGGGCGAATTGACGAAAATTGCTTGGAAACATGATATTCAAGTCATGATTGAAGGTCCAGGTCACGTTCCAATGCACATGATTAAAGAAAATATGGACAAACAGTTGAAAGAATGTAACGATGCACCTTTCTACACACTTGGACCATTGACGACGGATATCGCTCCAGGTTATGACCACATTACATCTGCAATTGGTGCGGCAATGATTGGTTGGTTTGGAACAGCTATGTTGTGTTACGTTACTCCGAAAGAACACCTTGGTTTACCAAATCGCAAAGATGTGAAAGATGGAGTTATCACGTATAAATTGGCTGCTCATGCTGCCGATTTGGCAAAAGGACATCCAGGTTCTCAGTACCGTGACAATGCATTGAGTAAAGCACGTTTTGAATTCCGTTGGGAAGATCAGTTCAACTTGTCTTTGGATCCAGATACCGCTCGTGAATTCCACGATGAAACATTGCCTGCAGAAGGTGCAAAAGTTGCCCACTTCTGTTCGATGTGCGGACCGAAATTCTGCTCCATGAAAATCACACAAGATATTCGTGATGCTGCTGAATCAGGAATGTTTGAGAAATCGGAAGAATTTAAGACAAAAGGAAGTCAAATTTATTCATAA
- the thiS gene encoding sulfur carrier protein ThiS — MRNGMTITINNKEVEVVANRMLQQIVFDQIGENSKGIAVAVNGQVIPKDLWVEKNVKENDDILIIKATQGG, encoded by the coding sequence ATGCGTAACGGAATGACAATAACAATCAATAACAAGGAAGTTGAAGTCGTAGCAAATAGAATGCTGCAACAAATCGTGTTTGACCAAATTGGCGAGAACTCGAAAGGAATCGCTGTGGCTGTTAATGGACAGGTAATTCCGAAAGATTTGTGGGTAGAAAAGAATGTGAAAGAAAATGATGATATTTTAATAATTAAAGCAACACAGGGAGGGTGA
- a CDS encoding DUF1456 family protein, with protein sequence MENNYIFYKLRKIYQWDEEKIGNLFKSVEFIVSPLDIFAWMKQEQYEGFKEMPDQPLAALLNGFIVERRGLQDGKIPIAEEKLTNNIIFRKLRIALNFKDDDIIETLKKADIRIGKPELNAFFRDPKHAHYRICGDQFLRNFLRGLQLESYKNQK encoded by the coding sequence ATGGAAAACAATTACATCTTTTACAAGCTTCGCAAAATTTACCAATGGGATGAAGAAAAAATTGGAAATCTTTTCAAATCGGTTGAATTCATTGTTTCTCCTTTGGATATTTTTGCTTGGATGAAACAAGAGCAGTATGAGGGCTTCAAAGAAATGCCAGATCAACCTTTGGCTGCACTTTTAAACGGATTTATTGTTGAACGAAGAGGTTTGCAAGATGGTAAAATTCCTATCGCTGAAGAAAAACTAACTAACAATATTATTTTCAGAAAATTGCGCATAGCCTTAAACTTCAAAGATGATGATATCATTGAAACATTAAAAAAAGCAGATATCCGTATTGGAAAACCTGAATTGAATGCTTTTTTTAGAGATCCAAAACATGCGCATTACCGCATTTGTGGCGATCAATTTTTGCGTAATTTCTTAAGAGGATTGCAGTTGGAGAGTTATAAGAATCAGAAGTAA
- a CDS encoding 3-hydroxybutyryl-CoA dehydrogenase, with protein MKNVAVIGAGTMGNGIAHTFAQFGYKVSLIDVAQASLDKGIATITKNLDRQVAKEAITEADKAATLANITTFTSMEEGVKGVELVVEAATENVDLKLNIFKQLDTLTAENVILASNTSSISITKIASVTNRPEKVIGMHFMNPVPVMKLVEIIRGYSTTDEVTNLIMETSKKLNKVPVEVNDYPGFVANRILMPMINEAIYTLYEGVAGVEEIDTVMKLGMAHPMGPLQLADFIGLDVCLAILEVLHTGFGNPKYAPCPLLVNMVTAGKKGIKTGEGFYSWNHGTKDLIVAPNFAKK; from the coding sequence ATGAAAAACGTAGCAGTTATTGGAGCAGGAACGATGGGAAATGGAATTGCCCACACTTTTGCACAATTTGGATATAAAGTATCCTTAATCGATGTAGCACAGGCTTCATTGGATAAAGGAATCGCAACAATTACCAAAAACTTGGATCGTCAGGTTGCGAAAGAAGCTATCACGGAAGCAGACAAAGCAGCAACATTGGCGAACATTACCACCTTTACTTCCATGGAAGAAGGCGTAAAAGGAGTAGAATTAGTAGTTGAAGCTGCAACTGAAAATGTAGATTTGAAATTGAACATTTTCAAGCAATTGGATACTTTGACTGCTGAAAATGTAATTTTAGCTTCCAATACTTCTTCTATTTCGATTACAAAAATTGCTTCTGTTACAAATAGACCAGAAAAAGTAATTGGAATGCACTTCATGAATCCAGTTCCGGTGATGAAATTGGTAGAGATTATTCGTGGATATTCTACCACAGATGAAGTGACAAACTTGATCATGGAAACTTCCAAGAAATTGAATAAAGTTCCAGTTGAAGTAAACGATTACCCCGGATTTGTAGCAAACAGAATTTTGATGCCAATGATTAACGAAGCAATCTATACCTTGTATGAAGGAGTTGCTGGAGTGGAAGAAATCGATACGGTGATGAAATTGGGAATGGCTCATCCAATGGGGCCTTTGCAATTAGCTGATTTTATTGGATTGGATGTTTGCTTGGCAATTTTGGAAGTATTGCACACTGGTTTCGGAAATCCGAAATACGCACCGTGTCCGTTATTGGTAAATATGGTAACTGCAGGTAAAAAGGGAATAAAAACAGGAGAAGGATTCTATTCGTGGAATCACGGAACAAAGGATTTAATCGTTGCTCCGAATTTTGCGAAAAAATAA
- a CDS encoding thiazole synthase: MLKIGDKEFISRLFLGTGKFGSSEKMEEAILASGSELVTVALKRVDLETETDDLLAHLKHPRINLLPNTSGARNAKEAVFAAQLARDAMETNWLKLEIHPDPKYLLPDPIETLKATEELAKLGFIVLPYIHADPVLCKRLEDVGTAAVMPLGAPIGTNKGLRTVDFLEIIIEQSRVPVIVDAGIGAPSHAAYAMELGADAVLVNTAIAVAKNPAQMALAFKMAVESGRMAYEAGLGMVSSSANASSPLTGFLNM; encoded by the coding sequence ATGCTTAAAATAGGAGATAAAGAATTTATATCACGCTTGTTTTTAGGGACAGGGAAATTTGGTTCCTCGGAGAAAATGGAAGAAGCAATTTTGGCTTCTGGTTCTGAGTTGGTAACCGTGGCGTTGAAACGGGTTGATTTAGAAACAGAAACAGACGATTTATTGGCTCACTTGAAACATCCAAGAATCAATTTATTGCCAAATACCTCGGGAGCGAGAAATGCCAAAGAAGCTGTTTTTGCAGCACAATTGGCAAGAGATGCCATGGAAACGAATTGGTTGAAATTGGAAATTCATCCAGATCCAAAGTATTTACTTCCAGATCCGATCGAAACCTTAAAAGCAACGGAAGAATTGGCCAAATTGGGTTTTATCGTTTTGCCATACATTCATGCGGATCCCGTTTTGTGTAAACGCTTGGAAGATGTTGGAACAGCAGCTGTAATGCCTTTGGGAGCGCCTATTGGAACAAATAAAGGATTAAGAACGGTTGATTTTCTCGAAATAATCATCGAGCAAAGTCGCGTTCCTGTCATAGTAGATGCTGGAATTGGGGCTCCATCTCATGCCGCTTATGCGATGGAATTGGGTGCAGATGCCGTTTTAGTAAATACTGCAATTGCTGTGGCAAAGAATCCAGCACAAATGGCTTTGGCTTTTAAAATGGCTGTTGAATCGGGTAGAATGGCTTACGAAGCTGGCTTGGGAATGGTTTCGAGTTCAGCAAATGCTTCGAGTCCATTGACAGGTTTTTTGAATATGTGA
- a CDS encoding endonuclease domain-containing protein encodes MKRFDHNHYNPRLKEFARELRTESVSKAEKYIWKGLLSRKQTGERFLRQRSIYNFIVDFFAPEIGLIIEIDGNSHLNKGEYDRYREDKLISLGYTLIRFTEGDVINNLDVVSERVRHVIHVLRSATPLDLPSRGEADCSFPP; translated from the coding sequence ATGAAAAGATTTGACCACAATCACTACAACCCTAGACTAAAAGAGTTTGCTCGAGAACTAAGAACCGAAAGCGTTTCAAAGGCTGAAAAGTATATTTGGAAAGGGCTTTTATCGAGAAAACAAACAGGAGAAAGGTTTTTAAGACAACGATCCATTTATAATTTCATAGTTGACTTCTTCGCACCAGAAATTGGACTGATAATAGAAATCGATGGAAATTCTCATTTGAATAAAGGGGAATATGACAGATATCGTGAAGATAAGTTGATTTCGTTAGGCTATACTTTGATACGATTTACGGAAGGAGATGTGATTAATAACTTGGATGTGGTTTCTGAACGGGTTAGACATGTTATACATGTTTTACGATCAGCCACCCCTCTCGATCTCCCCTCAAGGGGAGAAGCAGATTGTAGTTTCCCTCCTTGA
- a CDS encoding HesA/MoeB/ThiF family protein, which translates to MFNPNEAKRYSKQTILDEVGLLGQAKLKNARVVVIGAGGLGCPIIQYLASCGVGTIGIVDFDVIEHSNLHRQILYTPQDVGRKKADVAKVKALAQNPDTVIEIFDSALNTDNAEFILSQFDLVIDGCDNFLTRYTVNDVCVELNRPLIYGSILGFQGQLAVFNVNGSKNLRDLFPEPPNAEDVPNCSDNGVLGVVPGVIGTLMANEALKCILGLEINLNTFHVFDLLSLEMTKLRY; encoded by the coding sequence ATGTTTAATCCAAACGAAGCAAAACGCTATTCGAAGCAAACCATTCTCGATGAGGTGGGTTTACTTGGACAAGCAAAACTCAAAAATGCCCGAGTTGTAGTCATTGGTGCAGGTGGTTTGGGGTGCCCAATCATTCAATATTTGGCGAGTTGTGGAGTAGGAACAATTGGAATCGTAGATTTTGATGTCATTGAACATTCAAACCTACACCGACAAATTTTGTATACGCCCCAAGATGTTGGGAGAAAGAAAGCAGATGTAGCTAAGGTAAAAGCTTTGGCTCAAAATCCAGATACAGTAATTGAAATCTTTGATTCCGCTTTGAACACGGATAATGCGGAATTCATTCTCTCTCAATTTGATTTAGTAATTGATGGTTGTGACAATTTTCTGACGAGATATACCGTAAATGATGTTTGCGTAGAACTCAATAGGCCATTGATTTACGGCAGTATTCTAGGGTTTCAAGGTCAATTGGCCGTTTTCAATGTGAATGGAAGTAAAAATCTAAGAGATTTATTTCCAGAACCACCAAACGCAGAAGATGTTCCCAATTGCTCGGATAATGGCGTTTTGGGCGTTGTTCCAGGTGTGATTGGCACTTTGATGGCAAATGAGGCTTTGAAGTGTATTTTGGGTCTTGAAATCAATTTAAATACCTTTCATGTTTTCGATTTGTTGAGCTTGGAAATGACGAAGCTGAGGTATTAG
- a CDS encoding hydroxymethylpyrimidine/phosphomethylpyrimidine kinase — protein MKYKHPIVLSIAGFDPTGGAGVLSDAKTFEQHGCLGMGVLTGNTIQTEIEFISVDWFEKQTIITQLNPILANYDISAVKIGIVENLDVLSDILSLVKIAFPSASIVWDPVLAASSGFVLHDSWNDESLKRILAMIDLITPNVLEVKRITGIEDEIEAAFQLAKSTHVLLKGGHSSMRLGVDLLFGEGVPREIPARLDPKLCFQKHGSGCILSAVIASNLALGKPLFEACQEAKYYIEKRLSSNEHLLAYHVE, from the coding sequence ATGAAATACAAACATCCCATAGTTTTGAGTATTGCTGGTTTCGACCCAACGGGTGGAGCTGGTGTGCTTTCGGATGCGAAAACATTTGAACAACACGGATGTTTGGGAATGGGTGTGTTAACAGGAAATACGATTCAAACAGAAATCGAATTTATTTCGGTCGATTGGTTTGAAAAACAAACAATCATCACTCAGTTGAATCCAATTTTAGCCAATTACGATATTTCAGCAGTGAAAATTGGAATTGTGGAGAATCTAGACGTTTTATCCGATATTTTGTCGCTGGTAAAAATAGCATTTCCTTCGGCTTCAATCGTGTGGGATCCTGTTTTAGCAGCTTCATCAGGATTCGTATTACATGATAGTTGGAATGATGAATCGTTGAAACGTATTTTAGCAATGATTGATTTAATAACTCCAAACGTATTAGAAGTAAAGCGAATCACAGGGATTGAAGATGAAATTGAAGCAGCATTTCAATTGGCTAAATCCACTCATGTATTGCTGAAAGGCGGACACAGCTCCATGCGATTGGGTGTCGACTTGCTGTTTGGAGAAGGAGTTCCCAGAGAAATACCTGCGAGATTAGACCCGAAATTGTGTTTTCAAAAACATGGATCCGGTTGTATTCTTTCAGCTGTAATTGCCTCTAATTTGGCTCTTGGAAAACCGCTTTTTGAAGCTTGTCAAGAGGCAAAATACTACATAGAAAAAAGACTTTCAAGTAACGAACATTTATTAGCTTACCATGTTGAGTAG
- a CDS encoding thiamine phosphate synthase — translation MLIVISDSDFRPDEAVIVNELFQAGLDLFHIRKYGASEEALLKLVDSIDAKNYSKLVLHHDHEWGKSIGLNRFHYSEKDRKTWYEEDWKGMNSECIYSTSVHSVEEYNELANHFSYAFLSPVFDSISKSDYKAVKFDFSKRQNKETKLIGLGGIQADNVNQAIQMGFDGAALLGAIWNNPNPINEWKLCRDVISQFPLRRGIKGEEV, via the coding sequence ATGCTCATCGTCATTTCCGATAGCGATTTTAGACCGGATGAAGCAGTGATTGTGAATGAATTGTTTCAAGCTGGTTTGGATTTGTTTCACATTCGAAAATATGGAGCAAGTGAAGAGGCGTTATTGAAATTAGTTGATTCGATTGATGCCAAAAATTACTCCAAGTTGGTTTTACATCATGACCATGAATGGGGCAAAAGTATCGGTTTAAATCGGTTTCATTATTCAGAAAAAGATCGAAAAACGTGGTACGAAGAGGATTGGAAAGGAATGAATTCAGAATGTATTTATTCTACTTCTGTTCACAGTGTAGAAGAGTACAACGAGTTAGCGAATCATTTCTCTTACGCCTTCCTTAGTCCTGTTTTTGATAGTATTTCGAAATCGGATTACAAAGCAGTGAAATTTGATTTTTCAAAACGCCAGAATAAAGAAACAAAATTGATTGGTTTAGGAGGAATTCAAGCCGATAATGTGAATCAAGCAATCCAAATGGGATTTGATGGAGCAGCATTATTAGGTGCAATTTGGAATAATCCCAATCCGATTAATGAATGGAAATTGTGCAGGGACGTGATTTCCCAATTCCCCCTTCGGAGGGGGATAAAGGGGGAGGAAGTTTAA
- the thiE gene encoding thiamine phosphate synthase — translation MLSRIHYISHGETVEEQKKNILDALEAGCKMIQVRFKNGSRTQILDVARQVRVWCTYGNALLIINDSIEIAREVNADGVHLGLTDTSVADARKLLGPTKIIGGTANTLEDVLQRINEKCDYVGLGPLRFTSTKEKLSPLLGFEGYQRVAKELEMLGLSIPIYAIGGIVRNDVELLKKIGVYGIAVSGMISNSADKMTLVSEIEQTLSYA, via the coding sequence ATGTTGAGTAGAATCCATTATATATCTCACGGAGAAACCGTTGAAGAGCAGAAAAAGAACATTTTGGATGCTTTGGAAGCTGGGTGTAAAATGATACAGGTTCGTTTCAAAAATGGATCTAGAACACAGATTTTGGATGTAGCAAGACAGGTTCGCGTTTGGTGTACATATGGAAATGCACTTTTAATCATCAATGATTCCATTGAAATTGCTAGAGAAGTAAATGCAGATGGTGTTCATTTGGGTTTAACGGATACTTCGGTGGCAGATGCTCGAAAATTATTGGGACCGACTAAAATTATTGGTGGTACGGCAAATACCTTGGAAGATGTTTTACAACGAATCAATGAAAAATGCGATTATGTAGGATTAGGCCCATTGCGATTTACATCCACAAAAGAGAAATTGAGTCCGCTTTTAGGCTTTGAAGGATATCAACGGGTAGCGAAAGAACTAGAAATGCTTGGATTATCCATTCCAATTTATGCCATTGGTGGAATTGTTCGAAACGATGTAGAGTTATTGAAAAAAATAGGAGTTTATGGAATCGCTGTTTCTGGGATGATTTCCAATTCAGCAGATAAAATGACTTTAGTAAGTGAAATTGAACAAACATTGAGTTATGCTTAA
- a CDS encoding T9SS type A sorting domain-containing protein, producing MRFLYLLSLLIFSCNVSAQNEVSTLYFGTTLLDFRHQPPLVLSNQAKESLECAASICDPQGNLLFYSNGGVSPTATQYQGGVFSPNHSYLQNGNFTDSGGCVSSFQGAIALPDPEGITPTNRKYYLFTKDCLESTFSGNQYNSGLTYSIIDMNANSGQGAVISRYNVLVPYHIISGHKSNYEPVTAVLDSDGEAKKSGEAGYWLFSYTDDSLYHIHFGVGGFNQFQKLVGGEGALVVSPNRRFMTVGNALYDLDPVLGTVQFRAALGSSVQAAFSPDGTKLYLISGTTLKQYDLEQANVLATVQNIASVNTNSKIILAPSKRILIYQESVSFIDGEIVCPNNLGVACGLDPANISLGGGISPSSEKPNIPAHYLYGTTTNCHLGIEQEQENSFSVFPNPSNGNFVVQLNATSTNKLTLSIVDLAGRIVRTEQISELSEKNQIEVHVSNLQKGNYFLVLDSEEGLPVTKVFLIE from the coding sequence ATGAGATTCCTCTATCTTCTAAGTCTTCTCATTTTTTCCTGTAATGTTTCCGCTCAAAACGAAGTGAGTACGCTTTATTTTGGAACTACGCTTTTGGATTTTCGTCATCAGCCGCCATTAGTGCTTAGTAATCAGGCAAAAGAGTCGCTTGAATGTGCTGCTTCTATTTGTGATCCGCAGGGAAATCTCCTGTTTTATAGTAACGGCGGAGTTTCTCCTACAGCTACACAGTACCAGGGCGGAGTTTTTTCTCCCAATCATTCGTATTTGCAAAACGGAAATTTCACTGATTCAGGTGGCTGTGTAAGCAGTTTTCAAGGCGCAATTGCACTACCTGATCCGGAAGGAATTACTCCTACAAATCGTAAATATTATTTGTTTACCAAAGATTGTCTCGAAAGCACTTTCTCCGGAAATCAATACAATTCGGGATTAACCTATTCGATCATCGATATGAATGCAAATAGCGGGCAAGGAGCAGTCATTTCAAGATACAACGTCTTGGTTCCATATCACATTATTTCCGGACATAAATCAAATTATGAACCTGTAACGGCAGTTTTAGATTCCGATGGTGAGGCTAAAAAGTCGGGAGAAGCAGGTTATTGGTTGTTTTCTTACACGGATGATTCCTTGTATCACATTCACTTTGGAGTTGGTGGCTTTAATCAGTTTCAGAAATTAGTAGGCGGAGAAGGAGCATTGGTTGTGTCGCCCAATAGACGTTTTATGACTGTTGGAAATGCGCTGTACGATCTAGATCCGGTATTGGGAACCGTTCAGTTTCGCGCAGCATTGGGGAGCAGTGTCCAAGCTGCCTTTTCGCCCGATGGAACGAAATTGTATCTTATTTCAGGAACGACACTCAAACAATATGATTTGGAACAGGCAAATGTGCTTGCTACCGTGCAGAATATTGCATCGGTAAATACAAATTCAAAAATCATACTCGCTCCTTCAAAACGGATTTTGATTTATCAAGAATCGGTTAGTTTTATTGATGGAGAAATTGTTTGTCCAAATAACTTAGGAGTTGCTTGCGGATTGGATCCTGCAAATATTTCACTTGGTGGAGGAATATCTCCTTCATCTGAAAAACCCAATATTCCTGCTCATTATTTGTATGGTACGACTACCAATTGTCATTTGGGAATAGAGCAGGAGCAAGAGAATAGTTTCTCTGTATTCCCCAATCCTTCCAATGGAAATTTTGTGGTGCAGCTGAATGCTACTTCAACAAATAAATTGACATTAAGTATTGTCGATTTAGCGGGAAGAATTGTTCGTACAGAACAAATTTCGGAGCTGTCTGAAAAGAATCAGATCGAAGTTCATGTATCTAATCTTCAAAAAGGGAATTATTTCTTGGTTCTTGATTCAGAAGAAGGTTTGCCAGTAACAAAGGTGTTTTTGATTGAATAG
- the thiH gene encoding 2-iminoacetate synthase ThiH: MDFKSLFQNTNWDETKASIYAKTAVDVERALNASKRNLEDFKALISPAAAPYLEQMAQMSHELTKKRFGKTIQLYAPMYLSNECNNICTYCGFSFDNKILRKTLTDEEILQEVAFLKSKGFNHVLLVTGEANRTVHVPYFKHTMDLIRSQFANISIEVQPLETNEYQELHEAGVYSVLVYQETYHQEVYKAYHPKGKKSNFEYRLDTPDRCGTAEIHKIGLGVLLGLEDWRTDSFYCALHLDYLQKAYWKSKYSISFPRMRPAEGIIEPNVIVGDKELVQLICAYRLLNEDVELSISTRESEHFRNNVIPLGVTTMSAESKTNPGGYVVEPESLEQFEISDERSVEEIAALIRKNGYEAVWKDWDRSFISSPFGGGQRGRTDDLIVERDNHV, from the coding sequence ATGGATTTTAAATCACTTTTTCAAAACACCAATTGGGATGAAACCAAAGCATCCATCTACGCCAAAACAGCTGTGGATGTGGAGCGCGCTTTAAATGCTTCCAAAAGAAATTTAGAGGATTTTAAAGCATTGATTTCTCCTGCTGCAGCACCTTATTTGGAGCAAATGGCACAAATGAGTCACGAGCTCACTAAAAAACGATTTGGAAAGACCATTCAACTCTATGCTCCCATGTATTTGAGCAATGAATGCAACAATATTTGTACTTACTGCGGATTTAGTTTCGACAATAAAATTCTTCGTAAAACATTGACTGATGAAGAGATTCTGCAAGAAGTAGCTTTTCTCAAGTCAAAAGGGTTTAACCATGTGTTATTGGTAACGGGTGAAGCGAATCGTACGGTTCATGTTCCTTACTTCAAGCATACCATGGATTTGATTCGTTCTCAATTTGCAAATATTTCCATAGAAGTTCAGCCTTTAGAAACGAATGAATATCAAGAATTGCATGAAGCTGGAGTATATTCTGTGTTGGTTTACCAAGAAACGTATCATCAAGAGGTTTACAAAGCTTATCACCCAAAAGGAAAGAAATCCAACTTTGAATACCGCTTGGATACTCCAGATCGTTGCGGAACAGCCGAAATTCATAAAATTGGATTAGGAGTTTTATTAGGCTTGGAAGATTGGAGGACAGATTCTTTCTACTGTGCATTGCATTTGGATTACTTGCAGAAAGCTTATTGGAAATCCAAGTATTCGATTTCATTTCCAAGAATGCGTCCAGCAGAAGGAATTATTGAGCCAAATGTGATTGTTGGCGACAAAGAATTGGTGCAATTGATTTGTGCTTATCGCTTATTGAATGAAGACGTTGAATTATCGATTTCAACCAGAGAATCTGAGCATTTTAGAAACAATGTGATTCCATTAGGAGTTACTACAATGAGTGCAGAATCCAAAACAAATCCAGGAGGATATGTTGTTGAACCAGAATCTTTGGAGCAATTTGAAATCTCGGATGAGCGTTCGGTGGAGGAAATCGCAGCTTTGATTCGTAAAAACGGATACGAAGCCGTTTGGAAAGACTGGGATAGGAGCTTCATTTCTTCCCCCTTTGGAGGGGGACAGAGGGGGAGGACTGATGATTTGATTGTTGAAAGGGATAATCATGTTTAA